The region AATGTGGATTATCCCTGGAGAGTACAGGGCTCCTTTTGAGAGGAGGGCTGGCATGAAGATGGGTGAATACCAGTTCAAAAGCTGTTTCGCACCATATCTTGAAAAGTTTATAAGCGAAAAACGGGCTGTAGGTTTTATATATGAAAGCGAAGAATGGAAACTGAAACGCTTTGATGCCTTTTGCATAGAAAGCGCAGTTACAGAACCTTGCTTAAGCAGGGATCTTGTAAAGGAATGGGGGACATTGCGTGATGGCGAAGCTCTTGCCACATGCTCTTCCAGGACATCTGTACTACGGCAGTTTGCGCTGTTTCTGACTTCACTGGGTATGGAAGCATATATTCCATCAAATTTCTACAAGGCAGAGAAAAACGTAGTTCACATCCTGTCAGAAGCTGAAATAAAAGCGTTCTTTGAAGCAGTTGACGATTGTGTTCCTGCTATAAAAGCGACAGGATTTCATAGATTAGTTACCGAGTATAAAGTGATCTTTCGGCTTATCTATTGCTGTGGTCTGCGTATTTCAGAAGCCAGGAAGCTGTATTGGAAGGATGTGGATCTTCAATACGGAACAATCCATATATATCAGTCGAAAGGTCACAAAGACCGATTGATCTACATGGCCACAGATCTGACTGAACTGTTACAGGCATACGCTAAAGTGCTGCGCGATAAATACCATTGTCTGTCAGACTGGGTTTTCCCAGCGCGGGAGACAGATAAGTGCCTCAGTGTTGGTACAATCGATAAAAAGTTTCGTGATTTCTGGGCATTAACACCTTTTGCAGAATCATGTGACAAGGCTCCGACAGTCCATTGTCTTCGCCATGCTTTTGTAGTTAAAAGAATGAATCTGTGGATGGAAGAAGGGGTTCCTTTAAAAGAAATGCTCCCCTTCCTCAGCCGGTACCTGGGTCATCAGAGCCCGGATGAAACATTCTATTATTATCATCAGGTTGCTGAAGCATTCCGTATCATCAGGGATAAAGATGAAACTGGAAGATATGTGATCCCAGAGGTAAATGCTTATGAATAGAAAAAAATCTCAGAAAAAACTGTTTTTTTCGAAGACCCTCGAATTTCTTGAGCATTATCTCCCGGATCAAGTATTAAAAAGTAGAAACACGGTTGAAACATATCGGGATGCATTGACAGTTTTCAGGCGATATGTAACAGATATCAGGCACCTGTCGATACGGTCATTCGGGTTTGAAGACTGTACACATGATTTTTTATTGTCATACATAGAGTTCCTAAAACAAAGTGGTAATGCTGAAACAACATGCAACAACAGGTTAGCTGCAATCAGAGCATACCTATGGTATGCTGCAGACAGTGATATTTCCCTGCAGACAGTAGCTTTGACAGCATCGAGAGTTCCTTTTCTCAAAGTACCTAAGCTGACACGGGAGGTGATATCGGAAGAAGCTCTTAAAGCATTACTTACAGCACCACCCCACACAAAGATTGGTCAACGGGATCAGCTGATTCTGATACTGCTTTATGATTCTGCCATTAGAGTCTCCGAATTATTATCCCTGGATGTATCTTCTGTAAATCTCAATGCGGAAATACCATATCTGAGGATATATGGAAAGGGTGATAAAGAAAGAATCGTTGCTATCACAGAAAAAACAGTCCGTCATTTAAAGAATTATCTGAACCTCTATCATCCAACAATCATTCCTGACCTGCCCTTGATCTATACAATGATCAAAGGCCGAAAAGACAGGATGTCTGTAGGAAATGTAGAACGCATCATAAAAAAGTATGCGTCTCAGATACGGTCACAGTACCCAGATTTTCCAGAACACTGCTATCCACACATGCTGCGTAGGACGCGTGCAACAAATCTATATCAGGATGGAACAGAACTAGAGCTTGTTTCCAGGATACTGGGACATTCTTCGACAGAAACAACACGAATCTATGCTGTCCCTTCTATAGAAATGATGCGAAAAGCAATGGAGACAGGAAGTTTATCAACGGATGAGAAACCATTGTGGCCAGATGATGAAGAAGAAATGGCACGTATCTGTGGGTTAAGATGAAAAATGTTATCCTCATCATTTATGATGTAAAAACGCTCAAATACAGCTATTCTCAGAAATGATGAGGATAAAAATATCATAAGAATAACCCCGTTTATCCTATTGTTAGGGAAAACGGGGTATACGGATATGCGCAAATCGATTGATGGCTTGTGTGCCATTATCGAAGACCAGCTTAAGATGGATCCGTCGTCCAGTGCACTCTTCCTTTTCTGCGGGAGAAGACGGGACAGAATCAAAGCGCTGTTCCGTGAGCCGGATGGCTTCGTATTGATTTATAAAAGGCTG is a window of Enterocloster clostridioformis DNA encoding:
- the tnpB gene encoding IS66 family insertion sequence element accessory protein TnpB (TnpB, as the term is used for proteins encoded by IS66 family insertion elements, is considered an accessory protein, since TnpC, encoded by a neighboring gene, is a DDE family transposase.) → MLGKTGYTDMRKSIDGLCAIIEDQLKMDPSSSALFLFCGRRRDRIKALFREPDGFVLIYKRLSVPGGYQWPRKQSEVRNLSWREFDWLMSGIDIDQPKALKAE
- a CDS encoding tyrosine-type recombinase/integrase, with translation MNRKKSQKKLFFSKTLEFLEHYLPDQVLKSRNTVETYRDALTVFRRYVTDIRHLSIRSFGFEDCTHDFLLSYIEFLKQSGNAETTCNNRLAAIRAYLWYAADSDISLQTVALTASRVPFLKVPKLTREVISEEALKALLTAPPHTKIGQRDQLILILLYDSAIRVSELLSLDVSSVNLNAEIPYLRIYGKGDKERIVAITEKTVRHLKNYLNLYHPTIIPDLPLIYTMIKGRKDRMSVGNVERIIKKYASQIRSQYPDFPEHCYPHMLRRTRATNLYQDGTELELVSRILGHSSTETTRIYAVPSIEMMRKAMETGSLSTDEKPLWPDDEEEMARICGLR
- a CDS encoding tyrosine-type recombinase/integrase, with the translated sequence MKMGEYQFKSCFAPYLEKFISEKRAVGFIYESEEWKLKRFDAFCIESAVTEPCLSRDLVKEWGTLRDGEALATCSSRTSVLRQFALFLTSLGMEAYIPSNFYKAEKNVVHILSEAEIKAFFEAVDDCVPAIKATGFHRLVTEYKVIFRLIYCCGLRISEARKLYWKDVDLQYGTIHIYQSKGHKDRLIYMATDLTELLQAYAKVLRDKYHCLSDWVFPARETDKCLSVGTIDKKFRDFWALTPFAESCDKAPTVHCLRHAFVVKRMNLWMEEGVPLKEMLPFLSRYLGHQSPDETFYYYHQVAEAFRIIRDKDETGRYVIPEVNAYE